From the Phyllopteryx taeniolatus isolate TA_2022b chromosome 20, UOR_Ptae_1.2, whole genome shotgun sequence genome, one window contains:
- the dync2i1 gene encoding cytoplasmic dynein 2 intermediate chain 1 isoform X1: protein MVAKCVCAQKRSMDDTWSAAELKRRLSRRKEQERDTKQHRGGESAERRHRDSRGDRDHRDRHGERRDSGAEERRGDRDARAEPERPEDANRRARDSREGRGKRDKGRPKEGPQEEEDRLKRKEDRERRREERDRRRHEERRDDHDGRERHEDRKQSREEREQYRKQKEDRERRHKERACRDEKPRREREEEGAEEERAERERRREAVERRHSSSRESKASHRHDTKTSKAEEDVMHSGNVAARDAQDPVAEDEPSHEYEDDFEDYEEDFEELDEDDKDGEEENGNAEVGEEVKAIQRAMGEENERVRASFSTFSKEEEEGKEKPEWSRVKHSDEKESRGSQRGKFIDFVAAKQREVSKKVAIKQRKRSAELLRLIDLDFSTTFSLLDLPPVSEYDMYIRNFGAANTKQAYVQCNEENADRDIQTEEVDLSDKWTQHPAEQSGACGDPNQSHETGKMIGMNFDSRRLAAFLRAASQVMSVLLEEDHAERSSFQGRTAQKDALSFSDGSLQLNTDLPFLRGRAVSRVLFSQAQRHRLLSVHEPSASTGDVVRHRGCAVICVWNMWEPSRPQKILLCESEVQCCCFSPGKATLVFAGTRIGSVALWDLREPDGNHHRLKVGEDEWTFRRPTFSTDAVPSVHFSSVTSVEIVPTTVAGGAGPEAVFLASEEELLGLSFQLASMDDNGLLNLWVVVQLPKANEAGSQTDLGLRPGGKVKLLHSSACVTAKGVSPSHADKTGPPQSLHLKFLPTDPSHFFIGTNMGLVSHGTTQGLKALPKCYSSQQLATRLVDVTAIQFSPFRPHLFLVGCSDGSVRLHEVSRDKPAAEWTDGTAGEEVVSLQWSQTRPAVFCVLDAASRLHIWDLLKSDTAPVVTEQLDADRLTAMAAFGDAGQQNTYSGIATAHHSGKIEMHYFTREFAIRSGHEENALEGMIVESF from the exons ATGGTCGCCAAATGTGTGTGCGCTCAGAAAAGAAGCATGGACGACACCTGGTCCGCTGCCGAGCTGAAAAGACGACTTTCCAGGAGGAAGGAACAGGAACGCGACACAAAGCAGCACCGCGGTGGGGAATCCGCGGAGAGACGCCACAGGGACTCGCGAGGGGACAGAGACCACAG AGACCGTCACGGAGAGAGACGGGACTCGGGCGCAGAGGAGAGACGCGGTGACCGGGACGCGAGGGCGGAGCCAGAAAGGCCGGAGGACGCGAATAGGCGTGCGCGCGACTCCAGAGAGGGCAGAGGCAAGCGGGATAAAGGCAGGCCGAAGGAGGGAccccaggaggaggaggacagacTCAAGAGGAAGGAGGACAGAGAAAGACGGAGGGAGGAACGGGACAGGAGGAGACACGAGGAGAGGAGGGACGACCACGACGGACGAGAAAGGCACGAGGACAGGAAGCAGTCGAGGGAGGAAAGAG AGCAATAccgaaaacaaaaagaagaccgAGAAAGGAGACACAAGGAGAGAGCCTGCCGC GATGAAAAGCCGAGGCgcgagagagaggaggagggAGCCGAGGAAGAGCGAGCCGAGAGGGAACGACGCAGAGAAGCCGTCGAGAGACGGCACAGCAGCTCCAGGGAATCCAAAGCCAGTCACCGCCATGACACTAAAACTAGCAAAGCTGAG GAGGATGTGATGCATTCAGGGAACGTGGCAGCTAGAGACGCACAAGACCCA GTAGCCGAGGATGAACCTTCACATGAGTACGAAGATGACTTCGAG GATTACGAAGAGGATTTCGAGGAACTAGACGAGGACGACAAGGACGGCGAGGAAGAGAACGGGAATGCGGAAGTGGGCGAGGAGGTTAAAGCCATCCAGAGAGCCATGGGTGAAGAGAATGAACGAGTCCGGGCATCTTTTTCTACTTTTagcaaagaggaggaagaaggaaaagaaaagccTGAATGGTCCAGAG TGAAGCACTCAGACGAGAAGGAGAGTCGAGGCTCCCAGCGAGGAAAGTTCATCGACTTTGTGGCGGCGAAGCAGCGAGAAGTCAGCAAGAAAGTCGCCATAAAACAAAG GAAGCGCAGTGCGGAGCTGCTTCGCTTAATTGATCTGGATTTCTCCACCACGTTTTCCCTTCTGGATCTACCTCCTGTCAGCGAATATGACATGTACATTAGGAACTTCGGAGCCGCAAACACAAAGCAG GCTTACGTCCAGTGTAATGAGGAAAATGCCGACCGGGACATCCAGACTGAGGAGGTGGACTTAAGTGACAAGTGGACTCAGCATCCCGCAGAGCAAAGCGGGGCCTGTGGCG ATCCAAACCAGTCACATGAAACTGGAAAAATGATCGGGATGAACTTCGATTCGAGGCGCCTGGCCGCGTTCCTACGTGCCGCCTCCCAg GTGATGTCCGTGCTGCTGGAGGAGGATCACGCCGAGAGGAGTTCCTTCCAGGGCCGGACGGCACAAAAGGACGCTCTGTCGTTCAGCGACGGAAGTCTGCAACTCAACACCGACTTGCCTTTCCTCCGCG GTCGCGCCGTCAGCCGGGTGCTCTTCTCTCAAGCGCAGAGGCACAGGCTCCTGTCGGTCCACGAGCCCTCAGCATCGACCGGCGACGTCGTGCGGCATCGCGGCTGCGCCGTCATCTGCGTCTGGAACATGTGGGAGCCATCCAGACCGCAGAAGATCCTGCTCTGTGAATCAGAG GTGCAGTGCTGCTGTTTCAGCCCGGGAAAGGCAACGTTGGTGTTCGCCGGCACGCGCATCGGCTCCGTGGCGCTGTGGGACCTACGGGAGCCCGACGGCAACCACCATCGCTTGAAGGTGGGCGAGGACGAGTGGACCTTCAGACGGCCTACCTTTTCCACCG atgcaGTGCCCTCAGTCCATTTCTCATCAGTGACGTCCGTCGAGATTGTTCCCACCACTGTTGCCGGAGGGGCGGGGCCAGAGGCGGTCTTCTTAGCGTCTGAGGAAG AGTTGTTGGGATTGTCGTTCCAGTTGGCTTCGATGGACGACAACGGGCTGTTGAATCTTTGG GTGGTAGTGCAACTCCCAAAAGCCAACGAGGCGGGCTCCCAGACAGATCTCG GTCTGAGGCCGGGTGGCAAAGTGAAGCTGCTCCACAGCTCGGCCTGCGTGACGGCCAAAGG GGTTTCGCCGTCGCACGCGGACAAAACAGGACCGCCGCAGTCGCTTCATTTAAAATTTCTCCCCACTGACCCCAGCCATTTCTTCATCGGCACCAATATG GGTCTGGTCAGTCACGGCACCACTCAGGGTTTGAAAGCCCTGCCCAAGTGCTACAGCTCGCAGCAGCTTGCCACCCGCCTTGTTGATGTCACCGCCATCCAGTTTTCTCCTTTTAGGCCACACTTGTTTTTG GTGGGCTGCAGCGACGGGAGTGTGCGGCTACATGAGGTCAGCCGTGACAAACCGGCGGCCGAGTGGACGGACGGCACTGCCGGCGAGGAGGTGGTCTCGTTGCAGTGGAGCCAGACCAGGCCGGCGGTCTTCTGCGTGCTGGATGCTGCGTCCCGCCTTCACATTTGGGACCTGTTGAAGAGCGACACGGCGCCTGTGGTTACAGAGCAATTGGACGCTGACAG GCTGACGGCCATGGCTGCATTTGGAGATGCGGGACAACAGAACACATATTCAGGAATAGCGACAGCACACCACTCGGGTAAAATAGAAATGCACTATTTCACAAGGGAATTCGCCATCCGAAGTGGTCACGAAGAAAACGCATTAGAGGGAATGATTGTAGAATCCTTTTGA